A genomic window from Microvirga sp. TS319 includes:
- a CDS encoding PIN domain-containing protein — protein MQYDAITLDTNIFVADGLRLESGILAQMSQFKSRSEKIILSEVVLREVTQKLQERAGEARRDLKKALRAASTSGIIDSGKADDLQKLYDLALPEGDAAEARIKQFQQATGFETITSRDVEVSDLVDMYFGLKPPFEKSEAKKAEFPDAIALISINEWAKAHGLKVLAISLDEGWKRYAEGSEFLDVEGDLSRALATFQEHTERAQKFLEELLQALARNEQPEMMGQIVDELADDVGALSPYPEAVTPFECDIDQVDLAFTDFTFNSDEVILVNVGREEIVAKVGIEVEARAEASYSLSIRDSIDNDYVSIGGGSVDVPVKFKASALLTLIGPFGERPEEVEIDRIELVDAPRYINLGVIDIFEAEYEE, from the coding sequence ATGCAGTATGACGCTATTACCCTGGATACGAACATCTTTGTCGCCGATGGGCTGAGGCTGGAAAGCGGTATCCTCGCGCAGATGTCACAGTTCAAGTCACGCTCGGAAAAGATCATCCTCTCTGAGGTAGTTCTGCGTGAGGTGACGCAAAAGCTGCAGGAGCGCGCTGGTGAAGCGAGGAGGGATCTCAAGAAAGCTCTCCGAGCGGCCTCAACAAGTGGAATAATCGACAGCGGCAAAGCCGATGATCTTCAGAAGCTTTATGATTTGGCCCTGCCGGAAGGCGATGCCGCTGAGGCGAGGATCAAGCAGTTCCAGCAGGCAACCGGTTTTGAGACCATAACATCTAGAGATGTGGAGGTGTCTGACCTGGTAGATATGTATTTCGGACTTAAGCCTCCATTCGAAAAGTCCGAAGCGAAGAAGGCAGAGTTCCCCGACGCTATTGCTCTGATCTCTATCAACGAATGGGCTAAGGCGCATGGCTTGAAAGTTTTGGCCATCTCGCTTGATGAGGGATGGAAGCGGTACGCTGAAGGATCCGAGTTCCTTGATGTTGAAGGTGATCTCTCTAGAGCTTTAGCGACCTTCCAGGAGCATACTGAGCGAGCTCAGAAATTCCTTGAGGAACTGCTACAGGCCCTGGCTAGAAACGAACAGCCGGAGATGATGGGCCAGATTGTAGATGAGCTTGCTGACGATGTGGGCGCATTAAGTCCCTATCCCGAGGCCGTTACCCCGTTTGAATGTGATATCGACCAAGTAGACTTGGCTTTCACAGATTTCACCTTCAACTCGGATGAGGTGATACTCGTGAACGTCGGCAGAGAGGAGATTGTTGCGAAGGTTGGGATTGAGGTCGAGGCAAGAGCTGAGGCAAGCTATTCGCTTTCGATCCGGGACTCGATCGACAATGATTATGTCTCCATCGGAGGCGGGTCGGTCGACGTTCCAGTAAAATTCAAGGCTTCTGCTCTTCTCACCCTCATAGGGCCATTTGGTGAGAGGCCCGAGGAAGTTGAGATTGACCGGATCGAGCTGGTAGATGCGCCGAGGTATATCAACCTAGGAGTAATCGACATCTTTGAGGCGGAATATGAAGAGTGA
- a CDS encoding terminase small subunit — protein sequence MTPKQARFVDEYLVDLNGAQAVIRAGYSPKNPDVQAAQLFARPEIVAAIQDAMSKRADRLEITSERVLEEIAAMAFYDPADLMVDVEPEEGEENSPLVVNGRTVLGLRGPHDIQRLPENVRRAIVGWGYDRNQNFTVKLADKSKALDQLARHLSLYNDKLAIDGLDSLAERLARASKRGEREPAPVSPASIPDSTPHPLHERLRRVTAHESRVPAPKGDWEPPKAQRPNPEQPKPPQYQPILPVSWLTQSGQVDVEYDPSAGFPDYTRKHK from the coding sequence ATGACCCCGAAACAGGCGCGTTTCGTAGATGAATACCTTGTGGATCTGAACGGCGCTCAGGCCGTGATCCGCGCCGGGTACTCTCCAAAGAACCCTGATGTGCAGGCGGCTCAGCTCTTTGCGCGGCCAGAGATCGTCGCCGCAATCCAAGACGCGATGAGCAAGCGCGCGGACAGGCTGGAGATCACCTCTGAACGCGTCCTGGAAGAGATCGCAGCCATGGCGTTCTACGACCCAGCTGATCTCATGGTCGATGTCGAACCAGAAGAGGGGGAGGAGAATAGCCCACTCGTCGTTAATGGCCGCACGGTCCTCGGTCTGCGCGGTCCTCATGACATTCAGCGCCTGCCGGAAAACGTTCGCCGCGCAATCGTCGGCTGGGGCTATGACCGCAACCAGAACTTCACGGTGAAGCTGGCGGACAAATCGAAGGCGCTCGATCAGCTCGCGCGTCACCTGTCCCTCTACAACGACAAGCTGGCAATTGACGGGCTCGATAGTTTGGCTGAGCGCCTGGCGCGAGCGTCCAAACGGGGAGAGCGGGAACCTGCCCCTGTCTCGCCCGCGTCTATACCGGACTCTACACCGCATCCGCTGCATGAGCGCCTGCGTCGTGTCACGGCGCACGAAAGCCGTGTGCCCGCACCCAAAGGCGATTGGGAGCCCCCGAAGGCGCAGAGGCCTAACCCGGAGCAACCCAAGCCCCCTCAGTATCAACCCATCCTGCCGGTCTCGTGGCTAACACAGAGCGGTCAGGTCGATGTTGAGTACGACCCAAGCGCTGGCTTCCCCGACTACACCCGAAAGCACAAGTGA
- a CDS encoding pyocin activator PrtN family protein, whose protein sequence is MNTNTTFLLMAQYNGKAVISVEEVCRDYFSHLTPVQFVRKATEGKIDLPVIMIEGSQKAARGVYLADLAAWIDKRREAAKKENDQLQGRR, encoded by the coding sequence ATGAACACGAACACTACATTTCTTCTAATGGCACAGTATAACGGCAAGGCTGTGATTTCTGTGGAAGAAGTCTGTCGCGACTATTTCAGCCACCTGACGCCGGTCCAGTTCGTCCGCAAGGCGACTGAGGGGAAAATCGACCTGCCCGTCATCATGATCGAGGGGAGCCAGAAGGCCGCGCGAGGTGTCTACCTCGCCGACCTCGCGGCCTGGATCGATAAGCGGCGAGAGGCGGCAAAGAAAGAAAACGACCAGCTCCAGGGGCGGCGTTAA
- a CDS encoding septal ring lytic transglycosylase RlpA family protein — protein MTGIVALDCQALIRVAGVAAIALTVANCSSNVRGGIDPKYGVAPSPKVVADGQPVPKGGGRNMVGKPYTIAGQTYVPTETPRPAEGLASWYGPSFHGRMTANGEVFDRDSVAAAHTTMPLPSYARVTNLQNGHSMIVRVNDRGPYHGNRVIDVSERAADALGFRRQGTARVRVEYVGRASTNGSDDRILLASLRTDGRPASLTNTPPTMIAQATPRPASAPRQAIGIGGDEPDDGIDAVPAMPQRVAFSAHGNVPLPPERPFDLGTIPGASGPRITMSSAGSTALPPSRPVVAGLYYASPEVPRAGFQKSSSFSNLNQSAFVLR, from the coding sequence TTGACGGGCATTGTGGCCCTCGACTGCCAAGCTCTCATCCGTGTGGCAGGCGTTGCAGCCATTGCTCTGACCGTCGCCAACTGCTCCTCGAATGTCCGGGGCGGGATCGATCCGAAATATGGCGTTGCCCCGAGCCCGAAGGTCGTCGCGGACGGCCAGCCGGTCCCGAAGGGCGGCGGACGCAACATGGTCGGCAAGCCCTATACCATTGCCGGCCAGACCTATGTGCCGACCGAGACGCCCCGTCCGGCCGAGGGCCTCGCCTCCTGGTACGGCCCCAGCTTCCATGGCCGCATGACCGCCAACGGCGAGGTCTTCGACCGGGATTCCGTTGCCGCGGCCCATACCACGATGCCGCTTCCCAGCTATGCGCGCGTCACCAACCTTCAGAACGGTCATTCGATGATCGTGCGCGTCAACGACCGGGGTCCGTACCATGGCAACCGCGTCATCGACGTCTCGGAGCGGGCAGCGGATGCCCTCGGCTTCCGTCGGCAGGGGACCGCGCGGGTCCGTGTCGAATATGTCGGTCGCGCATCGACCAACGGGAGCGACGATCGGATTCTCCTCGCGAGCCTTCGCACGGACGGCCGGCCGGCCTCTCTGACGAATACCCCGCCGACCATGATCGCTCAGGCGACCCCGCGTCCCGCGTCTGCACCGCGTCAGGCCATCGGAATCGGCGGCGACGAGCCGGACGACGGTATCGATGCCGTGCCTGCCATGCCTCAACGGGTTGCGTTCTCCGCCCACGGCAATGTTCCGCTGCCGCCGGAGCGTCCCTTCGATCTGGGCACGATCCCGGGCGCGAGCGGCCCCCGTATAACCATGAGCTCCGCCGGCTCGACGGCCTTGCCGCCGTCACGTCCCGTGGTTGCGGGCCTGTATTATGCGTCTCCTGAAGTCCCGCGCGCTGGCTTCCAGAAGAGCAGCAGCTTCAGCAATCTGAATCAGTCGGCTTTCGTCCTTCGCTGA
- a CDS encoding D-alanyl-D-alanine carboxypeptidase family protein yields the protein MRQILSARSLATAFLVLGALALTGLAPDGAQAQTFQSNAPTAILMDADSHGVLYEKNADELTAPASMAKTMTAEIVFNEIKSGRLSFDSTFTISENAWRKGGAGSGGSSMFAQVHSTIRLEDLLRGLVVQSGNDAAIALAEGIAGTEENFAKMMNERARVIGLTHSTFRNATGYGHPDQKVTVRDLAKLALHIIETYPDLYKLFGEREFTWNKIRQLNRNPLLAMDIGADGLKTGNIDESGFGLIGSAVQNGQRLIVVVNGLKTARDRANESRKLLDWGFRAFESRELFTEGQVVGEAQVFGGSKRSLPLVSLKPIRVLVPRGDSERVTARILYTGPLKAPIQKGDEVARLQVNRGEMQALELPLYANEDIREGTLSQRALDGLLEFGTGWVRRAFSSVIERI from the coding sequence ATGCGTCAAATACTGTCTGCCCGCTCCCTCGCGACCGCGTTTCTTGTTCTCGGTGCCCTGGCATTGACCGGGCTCGCGCCTGATGGGGCACAGGCACAGACATTCCAGTCCAACGCTCCCACGGCCATTCTGATGGATGCCGACAGTCACGGCGTTCTTTACGAGAAAAACGCCGATGAGCTGACGGCACCGGCCAGCATGGCAAAGACCATGACGGCGGAAATCGTCTTCAACGAGATCAAGAGCGGGCGCCTTTCCTTCGACAGCACCTTCACGATTTCCGAGAATGCGTGGCGCAAGGGCGGAGCGGGCTCCGGCGGTTCCTCGATGTTCGCCCAGGTCCACAGCACCATCCGCCTCGAAGATCTGCTGCGAGGGCTCGTGGTCCAGTCCGGGAACGACGCCGCGATCGCTCTCGCGGAGGGAATCGCCGGGACGGAGGAGAACTTCGCCAAGATGATGAACGAGCGCGCGCGCGTCATCGGCCTGACGCATTCGACATTCCGGAACGCGACCGGATACGGGCACCCGGACCAGAAGGTGACGGTGCGCGACCTCGCGAAGCTCGCCCTCCACATCATCGAGACTTATCCGGATCTCTACAAGCTCTTCGGAGAGCGGGAGTTCACCTGGAACAAGATCCGGCAGCTCAATCGGAACCCGTTGCTGGCCATGGATATCGGCGCGGACGGCCTGAAGACCGGCAATATCGACGAGTCCGGCTTCGGCCTGATCGGATCCGCCGTCCAGAACGGCCAACGCCTGATCGTGGTGGTCAACGGCCTGAAGACGGCCCGGGACAGGGCAAACGAATCTCGAAAGCTCCTGGACTGGGGCTTCAGGGCCTTCGAATCCCGGGAACTCTTCACGGAAGGGCAGGTCGTCGGCGAGGCTCAGGTGTTCGGCGGCAGCAAGCGTTCCCTGCCGCTTGTCTCCTTGAAGCCTATTCGTGTACTTGTGCCGCGGGGAGACAGCGAGCGGGTGACGGCTCGCATCCTCTATACCGGTCCTCTCAAGGCCCCCATCCAGAAGGGGGACGAGGTGGCCCGGCTTCAGGTCAACCGGGGTGAGATGCAGGCGCTCGAATTGCCGCTTTACGCCAATGAAGACATTCGGGAGGGCACCCTGAGCCAGCGCGCTCTGGATGGCCTGCTGGAATTCGGCACGGGCTGGGTGCGGCGCGCCTTTTCGAGCGTCATCGAAAGAATTTGA
- the tmk gene encoding dTMP kinase — protein MAGRFITFEGGEGAGKSTQIARLKERLEALGHPTLVTREPGGSPLGETIRTFILAGRAKPLGPFAEALMFAAARIDHLDRVIVPALRNGTHVLCDRFADSTRAYQGSSGAIPASLIDDLERVTLAGTRPDLTFILDMPAEAGLARAGERRARKGEGVDRFEDEDLSFHRALRQAFLAIAKAAPQRCAVIDADQTPDEVEAAIWATLRERLPALTEHAERPLDVA, from the coding sequence ATGGCGGGTCGGTTCATTACGTTCGAAGGCGGGGAGGGCGCAGGCAAGTCGACCCAGATCGCAAGGCTGAAGGAGCGCCTGGAGGCCCTCGGGCACCCGACGCTCGTCACCCGCGAGCCCGGCGGGTCGCCCCTGGGCGAGACCATCCGGACCTTCATTCTGGCCGGCCGCGCCAAGCCTTTGGGGCCCTTCGCGGAGGCCCTCATGTTCGCGGCCGCCCGGATCGACCACCTGGACCGGGTGATCGTCCCGGCGCTGCGGAACGGCACCCACGTCCTGTGCGACCGCTTTGCGGATTCCACTCGGGCCTACCAGGGCTCCTCCGGCGCAATCCCTGCGTCCCTGATCGACGACCTCGAGCGCGTGACCCTGGCCGGGACCAGGCCCGACCTGACCTTCATTCTCGACATGCCGGCGGAGGCCGGCCTCGCCCGCGCCGGAGAGCGCCGGGCGCGAAAAGGCGAGGGGGTGGATCGCTTCGAGGACGAGGATCTCTCGTTTCACCGGGCTCTGCGCCAGGCCTTCCTGGCCATTGCCAAGGCCGCCCCGCAGCGCTGCGCCGTCATCGATGCCGACCAAACGCCGGACGAGGTCGAGGCCGCGATCTGGGCGACTCTGCGGGAGCGGCTCCCGGCACTGACCGAACATGCCGAGAGGCCACTCGATGTCGCGTGA
- a CDS encoding DNA polymerase III subunit delta': protein MSRDAQGAVEPDQFDGAPHPRDQFAFFGHREGEGAFIEGLRSGRLHHAWLIGGPQGIGKATLAYRLARTVLDPRRTQDPALDSLDMPPDAGVARQVSALSHPNLSVLRRAPATDKKAASTTIPVDAVRKALNMFGSTAADGGYRVCIVDSAEDLTISSANALLKVIEEPPPRSLFLIVSHAPQRVLPTIRSRCRRLLLRSLDADQIKAAIRSLGEPWADMPGGLIEQALPFGEGSVRRTLELLDADKVAFIEQVTRHLDGLPRVDTRQIHALAEALARRDADDSYELALETIERWISGKLREQAGIGPARLAPLVEVCEKMTRTAREIDVFNLDRRPFILTLFDDLAHAVRRAT, encoded by the coding sequence ATGTCGCGTGACGCGCAAGGGGCCGTTGAGCCCGACCAGTTCGACGGGGCTCCGCACCCGCGGGACCAGTTCGCCTTTTTCGGCCACCGGGAAGGCGAGGGGGCCTTCATCGAGGGACTTCGCAGCGGCAGGCTCCACCATGCCTGGCTGATCGGCGGGCCGCAGGGGATCGGCAAGGCGACTCTCGCCTATCGCCTGGCCCGAACCGTCCTCGATCCGCGCCGGACGCAGGATCCGGCGCTCGACAGCCTGGACATGCCGCCGGACGCGGGCGTGGCGCGGCAGGTCTCCGCGCTCTCGCATCCGAACCTGTCCGTCCTCCGGCGGGCTCCCGCCACCGACAAGAAGGCCGCGTCGACGACCATTCCCGTTGATGCCGTCCGCAAGGCCCTGAACATGTTCGGCTCCACGGCCGCCGACGGAGGCTATCGGGTCTGCATCGTCGACAGCGCCGAGGATCTGACGATCTCCAGCGCCAACGCGCTCCTCAAGGTCATCGAGGAACCACCGCCGCGCTCCCTGTTCCTGATCGTCAGCCATGCGCCCCAGCGGGTCCTGCCGACCATCCGCTCCCGCTGCCGGCGTCTTCTTCTGCGCTCTCTCGACGCCGACCAGATCAAGGCCGCCATCCGCTCCCTGGGAGAGCCCTGGGCCGACATGCCGGGCGGGCTGATCGAACAGGCGCTGCCTTTCGGCGAAGGATCCGTGCGGCGGACCCTGGAACTGCTCGACGCGGACAAGGTTGCGTTCATCGAGCAGGTGACGAGGCATCTCGACGGCCTGCCACGGGTGGACACGAGGCAGATCCACGCCCTTGCCGAAGCGCTCGCGAGGCGGGACGCCGACGACAGCTATGAGCTTGCCCTGGAGACCATCGAGCGGTGGATTTCCGGCAAGCTGCGCGAACAGGCCGGCATCGGTCCCGCACGCCTTGCGCCTTTGGTGGAGGTGTGTGAGAAGATGACCCGGACGGCTCGCGAGATCGACGTGTTCAACCTCGACCGCCGGCCCTTCATCCTGACGCTGTTCGACGATCTTGCTCACGCGGTTCGGCGGGCAACCTGA
- the metG gene encoding methionine--tRNA ligase, with protein sequence MADKQKFYITTAISYPNGAPHIGHAYEVVATDAIARFKRIDGYDVFFMTGTDEHGLKIQQTADRNGTTPKAFVDEMATKFRAMADRLDCSYDRFIRTTDSDHLPSTQELWRRMQEKGDIYLSKYSGWYSVRDEAYYDESDLTKQPDGSWRAPTGAPVEWIEEESYFFRLSAYQDRLLEHYAEKPDFISPETRRNEITSFVRSGLQDLSISRTTFNWGLPVPGDPKHVMYVWIDALNNYLTGCGFPDENDPRWHYWPADVHIIGKDIVRFHTVYWPAFLMSAELPLPKRVFGHGFLLNKGEKMSKSVGNVVDPFDLAETYGVDQIRYFFMREVPFGQDGNYSHEAIVNRINADLANDLGNLAQRSLSMIAKNCEGAVPGRGELTQADQDILWLADALPEKARAAMKDFSVHTALAEIWAVVAEANRYFASQEPWVLRKSDPERMGTVLYVTAEVLRAVAILAQPFVPTAAAKLLDLLSVAPEDRVLSAVGPDHRLSAGTPLPQPAPIFPRYVEAEAS encoded by the coding sequence ATGGCCGACAAGCAAAAGTTCTATATCACCACGGCTATCTCCTATCCGAATGGCGCCCCCCATATCGGCCATGCCTACGAGGTCGTCGCAACGGACGCGATCGCACGGTTCAAGCGCATCGACGGCTACGACGTGTTCTTCATGACCGGCACGGACGAGCACGGACTCAAGATTCAGCAGACGGCCGACCGGAACGGAACGACGCCGAAGGCCTTCGTGGACGAGATGGCGACGAAGTTCCGCGCGATGGCCGATCGCCTGGATTGCTCCTACGACCGTTTCATCCGCACCACGGATTCGGATCACCTGCCCTCCACGCAGGAACTGTGGCGGCGGATGCAGGAGAAGGGCGACATCTATCTCTCCAAGTATTCCGGCTGGTACTCGGTGCGCGACGAGGCCTATTACGACGAGAGCGACCTGACGAAGCAGCCCGACGGCAGCTGGCGCGCGCCCACGGGGGCTCCTGTCGAATGGATCGAGGAGGAAAGCTATTTCTTCCGTCTCTCCGCCTATCAGGACCGCCTGCTCGAGCATTATGCGGAAAAACCGGACTTCATCAGCCCGGAAACCCGCCGCAACGAGATCACGAGCTTCGTCCGCTCGGGCCTCCAGGATCTCTCGATCAGCCGCACCACCTTCAACTGGGGCCTGCCGGTGCCCGGCGATCCGAAACACGTGATGTATGTCTGGATCGACGCGCTCAACAATTACCTGACGGGCTGCGGCTTCCCGGATGAAAACGATCCGCGCTGGCATTACTGGCCCGCGGACGTTCACATCATCGGCAAGGACATCGTGCGCTTCCACACGGTCTACTGGCCGGCCTTCCTCATGTCGGCGGAACTGCCGCTGCCCAAGCGCGTGTTCGGCCACGGCTTCCTGCTCAACAAGGGCGAGAAGATGTCGAAGTCGGTCGGCAACGTGGTCGATCCGTTCGATCTCGCCGAGACCTATGGCGTCGACCAGATCCGCTATTTCTTCATGCGCGAAGTGCCTTTCGGACAGGATGGCAACTACTCGCACGAGGCGATCGTCAACCGCATCAACGCGGACCTGGCGAACGACCTCGGCAACCTGGCCCAGCGCTCGCTCTCGATGATCGCCAAGAACTGCGAAGGCGCGGTTCCCGGGCGCGGCGAACTCACGCAGGCCGACCAGGACATCCTCTGGCTCGCGGATGCGCTGCCCGAGAAGGCGAGGGCGGCCATGAAGGATTTTTCCGTCCACACCGCCTTGGCCGAAATCTGGGCCGTGGTCGCCGAAGCGAACCGCTATTTCGCATCCCAGGAGCCTTGGGTCCTGCGCAAGAGCGATCCGGAACGCATGGGCACCGTCCTGTACGTCACGGCGGAGGTTCTGAGGGCCGTCGCGATCCTGGCCCAGCCCTTCGTGCCGACCGCTGCGGCCAAGCTCCTGGATCTGCTGTCGGTCGCCCCCGAGGACAGGGTCCTTTCGGCAGTCGGGCCGGACCACCGCCTGTCGGCGGGAACGCCGCTCCCGCAACCGGCTCCGATTTTCCCGCGTTATGTGGAGGCGGAAGCATCCTGA
- a CDS encoding family 1 glycosylhydrolase, with protein MYTTFMFATGIENSIPTINNGRTRIDEMEKCGHYENWLTDFELLAELDIQVLRYGPPLHKTFLGPGRYDWSFADMTFGELERRNIIPIVDLCHFGVPDWIGNFQNPDFPMLFASYAEAFAQRFYWVQLYTPINEMFICATFSAAYGWWNEQMRSDEAFVTALKHIVKANVLAMERILKVRPDVLFIQSESSEYFHAENPAAIKPAEIMNARRFLSLDLNYGRRVDSEMYEFLMDNGMTRKEYHFFLNRSSLRHHCIMGNDYYLTNEHRVRADGSSTAAGDVFGYDEITRQYYDRYRLPVMHTETNLMEGPTGEEAVDWLWKQWANVLRVRNNGVPIVGFTWYSLTDQVDWDVALRVENNRVTPVGLYDLDRNIRPVGRRYKQLIKDWCDVLPAQSVCLTVPVTWPHEMEELIVRRHQDRLRKMRSKEAREDDEPAATTQEVRR; from the coding sequence ATGTACACCACCTTCATGTTTGCGACCGGGATCGAGAACAGCATCCCGACCATCAATAACGGCCGCACCCGCATCGACGAGATGGAGAAGTGCGGCCATTACGAAAACTGGCTCACCGATTTCGAGCTCCTGGCCGAGCTCGACATCCAGGTCCTGCGCTACGGCCCCCCGCTGCACAAGACCTTCCTGGGGCCCGGGCGTTACGACTGGTCCTTCGCCGACATGACCTTCGGCGAACTCGAGCGCCGCAACATCATTCCCATCGTCGATTTGTGCCATTTCGGCGTTCCGGACTGGATCGGAAATTTCCAGAACCCGGATTTTCCAATGTTGTTCGCCAGTTACGCCGAGGCCTTCGCGCAACGCTTTTACTGGGTGCAGCTCTATACCCCCATCAACGAAATGTTCATCTGCGCCACCTTCTCGGCGGCCTATGGCTGGTGGAACGAGCAGATGCGGAGCGACGAGGCCTTCGTCACGGCGCTCAAGCACATCGTGAAGGCGAACGTGCTCGCCATGGAGCGCATCCTCAAGGTGCGCCCGGACGTTCTCTTCATCCAGAGCGAATCCTCGGAATATTTCCATGCGGAGAACCCGGCAGCGATCAAGCCCGCCGAGATCATGAATGCCCGCCGTTTCCTCTCCCTCGACCTGAATTACGGCCGCCGCGTCGACTCGGAGATGTACGAGTTTCTCATGGACAACGGGATGACGCGGAAGGAATACCATTTCTTCCTCAATCGTTCGTCCCTGCGCCATCATTGCATCATGGGCAACGATTACTACCTCACCAACGAACACCGGGTGAGGGCGGACGGCTCCTCGACAGCCGCCGGAGACGTATTCGGCTACGACGAGATCACGCGTCAGTACTACGACCGCTATCGGCTGCCCGTGATGCACACAGAAACTAACCTGATGGAGGGGCCGACCGGCGAAGAGGCCGTCGACTGGCTGTGGAAGCAATGGGCCAACGTTCTCAGGGTGCGCAACAACGGCGTGCCGATCGTCGGCTTTACCTGGTATTCCCTGACCGATCAGGTGGATTGGGACGTGGCTCTGCGCGTGGAGAACAACCGGGTCACGCCCGTGGGCCTCTATGATCTGGACCGCAACATCAGACCTGTCGGTCGACGCTACAAGCAACTGATCAAGGATTGGTGCGACGTCCTGCCGGCCCAGAGCGTGTGCCTTACGGTTCCCGTGACATGGCCCCACGAGATGGAGGAACTCATCGTCCGCAGGCATCAGGATAGGCTCCGCAAGATGCGGAGCAAGGAAGCCCGCGAGGACGACGAGCCAGCCGCCACGACCCAGGAGGTTCGTCGCTAG
- a CDS encoding TatD family hydrolase: MLVDSHCHLDFPDLQTRLPAVLEAARAAGVDRLVTISTHVARYEIYRALAEAHDSIFFTIGTHPHNAAEEPDVPAGRLVELSGHPRCIAIGEAGLDYHYDTSPRDVQRTVFRTHIEAARETGLPLVIHARNADEDMIEILSDEMRRGRFGAVLHCFSSGAKLAQVGVELGLYVSFSGILTFKNSEEIRRIAAGVPRERLLVETDAPYLAPVPYRGKTNEPAYVAHTAQVLAEAVGVSADEIARITTDNFYRLFSKAALADTISELAQ; encoded by the coding sequence ATGCTGGTCGACAGTCATTGCCATTTGGATTTTCCCGACCTTCAGACCCGCCTGCCCGCGGTTCTGGAAGCGGCCCGGGCCGCCGGCGTGGACCGGCTCGTGACGATCTCCACGCATGTGGCGCGCTACGAGATCTACCGGGCGCTGGCCGAGGCGCATGACAGCATCTTCTTCACGATCGGCACCCATCCGCACAATGCCGCCGAGGAGCCTGACGTGCCCGCAGGCCGCCTGGTGGAGCTTTCCGGTCATCCGCGCTGCATCGCCATCGGGGAAGCGGGCCTCGACTACCATTACGACACGAGTCCCCGCGACGTGCAGAGGACAGTGTTTCGCACCCATATCGAAGCCGCGCGCGAGACCGGTCTGCCACTGGTGATCCATGCGCGCAACGCCGACGAAGACATGATCGAGATCCTTTCGGACGAGATGAGGCGAGGGCGGTTCGGCGCGGTCCTGCATTGCTTCTCGTCGGGCGCGAAGCTGGCCCAGGTCGGCGTCGAACTCGGACTGTACGTTTCGTTTTCCGGCATTCTGACCTTCAAGAACTCCGAAGAGATCCGCCGGATTGCGGCTGGCGTTCCACGAGAGAGACTGCTCGTCGAGACGGATGCGCCCTATCTCGCTCCCGTGCCGTACAGAGGCAAGACCAATGAGCCCGCTTATGTGGCGCACACGGCGCAGGTTCTGGCGGAGGCCGTCGGCGTGTCCGCAGACGAGATCGCCAGGATCACGACGGACAATTTCTACCGCTTGTTTTCCAAGGCTGCCTTGGCCGACACGATCTCCGAGCTGGCGCAATGA
- a CDS encoding MBL fold metallo-hydrolase — translation MTLNLTILGCGSSAGVPRVGVGWGACDPANPKNRRRRCSILVERTEPGHASTSVLVDTTPDLRDQLLGADVRRLDAVLYTHEHADHIHGIDDLRPLALVMHKRIPVYADRMTAELLQMRFGYCFKTPAGSSYPPILEMRPLIPGVTTGLLGPSGPVEAVPFRMIHGDIDALGFRFGSVAYAPDVSRMPEESLGYLEDLDVLIIDALRHTPHPTHFSVSEALELIRKVRPRRAVLTNLHTDLDYETLRRELPAGIVPAYDGLRIEVP, via the coding sequence ATGACCTTGAACTTGACCATCCTGGGATGCGGTTCCTCGGCCGGTGTGCCACGCGTGGGCGTCGGCTGGGGCGCATGCGACCCGGCGAACCCGAAGAATCGCCGCAGGCGCTGCTCCATCCTCGTCGAGCGGACGGAACCGGGCCACGCCTCGACCAGCGTCCTGGTCGACACCACGCCGGACCTCCGGGATCAGCTGCTCGGGGCCGATGTGAGGCGTCTCGACGCCGTTCTCTATACGCACGAGCACGCCGATCACATTCACGGTATCGACGATCTGCGTCCCTTGGCGCTCGTCATGCACAAGCGCATCCCGGTCTATGCCGACCGCATGACCGCCGAGCTGCTCCAGATGCGCTTCGGCTATTGCTTCAAGACGCCGGCCGGCAGCAGCTATCCGCCGATCCTGGAAATGCGCCCGTTGATCCCCGGCGTCACGACCGGGCTCCTGGGGCCGAGCGGTCCGGTGGAAGCCGTTCCGTTCCGGATGATCCACGGCGACATCGATGCCCTCGGTTTCAGGTTCGGCAGCGTGGCCTATGCGCCGGACGTGAGCCGGATGCCGGAGGAGAGCCTGGGCTATCTTGAGGACCTCGACGTCCTGATCATCGACGCCCTGCGCCATACGCCGCACCCGACGCATTTCTCGGTCTCCGAGGCGCTGGAGCTGATCAGGAAGGTCCGGCCCAGACGCGCCGTCCTGACGAACCTGCACACCGATCTCGATTACGAGACGCTGCGCCGGGAACTGCCGGCCGGCATCGTGCCGGCCTACGACGGCTTGCGGATCGAAGTGCCATAA